The Pocillopora verrucosa isolate sample1 chromosome 14, ASM3666991v2, whole genome shotgun sequence genome has a segment encoding these proteins:
- the LOC131789710 gene encoding zeta-sarcoglycan, which yields MPSRETEEVDWNNQDPATVVYMIGIYGWRKRFIYFLILVLLVITIVNLSLVIWVMRVMDFNLDGMGKLRITDQGLKLYGEAEFVKDLRANMIRPRQNSELTLQSTANVTVNARNSDGNITGQLFIGNDEVVARNQKFSIKTDQGKNILYADKDKIVFAADKLEFSSPNGAHFSGSVETESLRAPPKKDLRLASLTRSLHMDAPDGMSFKSAAGSVRISSLQDVTIKSMSGKVVLDAEDVSFKNLKIYTGSGGSPAANAREVCICKNGKIFLAAAQSHCQSSASICD from the exons ATGCCGTCACGAGAGACAGAGGAAGTTGATTGGAACAACCAAGACCCAGCAACTGTAGTTTACATGATTGGTATCTACGGCTGGAGAAAACGCTTCATCTACTTCCTTATTCTGGTCTTGTTGGTCATTACCATTGTAAATCTTTCTCTTGTCATTTGGGTCATGAGAGTTATGGACTTCAACCTG GATGGTATGGGCAAACTAAGAATAACTGATCAAGGGTTGAAACTGTACGGCGAAGCAGAATTTGTCAAAGACTTGCGTGCAAACATGATACGACCAAGACAG AACTCTGAACTTACTCTTCAGTCCACGGCAAATGTGACTGTAAACGCCCGCAACTCAGATGGAAATATTACAGGTCAACTTTTTATAGGAAATGATGAAGTCGTGGCCCGTAACCAGAAGTTTTCTATAAAGACAGACCAAGGAAAAAATATACTCTATGCTGACAAAGATAAAATTGTCTTTGCAGCTGATAAGTTGGAATTTTCAA GTCCAAATGGAGCTCATTTCAGTGGTTCAGTTGAGACTGAGAGTCTTCGGGCCCCTCCCAAGAAAGACCTGCGATTGGCTTCCTTGACAAGGTCCTTGCACATGGATGCTCCAGATGGCATGAGCTTTAAATCTGCAGCTGGCAGTGTAAGAATTTCAAGCCTACAGGATGTGACAATTAAATCCATGAGTGGAAAG GTTGTGTTGGATGCAGAAGATGTGTCatttaaaaatctaaaaatttacACAGGGTCCGGTGGCTCACCTGCTGCCAATGCCCGTGAAGTTTGCATTTGTAAAAATGGAAAGATTTTCTTAGCAGCAGCTCAAAGCCATTGCCAAAGCAGTGCCAGTATTTGTGATTAA
- the LOC131789660 gene encoding protein qui-1-like — MGIIVSRKKKSSPVLTQPSFVTHSPPSDHFSANEDRRQHLCDVIQFDSDDENESDFEKKLETNESQSDLQTQRNDKISSESEVDDHPSGSAASVSSKKTDKEDPGACATRKNEEDPSNESTEVEEFTSTWKKALLDDLDIKISDNVKIVRIFTSSTFTDTFVERNILMERVYPRLKSYCQGRGYDFQVVDMRWGVRDESTDDHMTTELCMRELRACQKLSTGPNFITFLGQKYGYRPFPVNISASEFEKLLGTVENQDDVALLKHWFWRDDNAVPAQYLLQPIMSLLPHYRDYANEELRKKASAEWWTAFERMRVVLRAAADNALEEADRHKYHMSVTEDEIRRGIITATEPGKHCFWFKRVITDLLQNAHDPNAGKFMDKPYGADNSAIDESAQKLLESLREKDLSAALPTKNVVQYDVKWTSEGISPESSSEHAQYLEKLCADVYNVLTGMIQEAINEKEGDAREDSLNEEILQHALFCQKKGLACQGRDDFLQSVKSSLLERNDKRTVILHGESGCGKTSVLAKMAVEVRNWLEDDSAFVVLRFIGTSPESSSIRLLLRSVCQQLCKITNNDATQIPEEIMELLEFFPKCLEEACAFRPGVLILDSLDQLHADEGGRRLDWLPGKIPDDCYLIMSTLPGSEYECLPHLKNIFPERCFKEIPTIPLNEAACILECWLRSSNRVLIPSQKEVVLNAFRECPLPLYLKLSFDQAIRWKSYTPEDEATLASGVKNVINDFLEQVERRHGKILVSHALAYITASKNGLTEPELEDILSLDDEVLDDVYQYWTPPFRRLPPLLWIRIRSDIGDYLVERGADDSRVIYWYHRQFIELATDRYLGARPADVHSKLADYFLGRWSNGAEKPYIDKDGNTVLKDRLVAGQPLMFSNDEEKKTVFNLRKLNELPYHLLQAGNLENLKKHALCNFEFLLAKLRATSLESILNDFTASLLLHPDDEDLVALEKTLQLSSAALKADANQLAPQLLGRLIPLHNQAELTGISLLLQQTYSSSVPCLIPSDKCLTSPGGPLISSLKIPGKSVFKCCGFSCDGKTAYITSSFSQPLHIQILSVNLLNGKTLRRVTLPGSLGVGVVWVVQGSSINEDLLLLVGSTDIFLIKPSTGQVLQKLAALVKERMYNPMPPVSFVDNETSVIAITDKDIKIWTAEDGKVAHKIDIGKIPTDEEYGTIGASGCHAVFSLHGSRSFTVLNCKTGERVREVNVFSGAGACFVGEIKVTSKEQVVVTSSEKNGLRLFDLHTGDFIREISQFKINKGLLRTHITADGTKAVSVTDYEILVTNLEDGTVCKTLKSKSFGTLIIHVNFFTNDGKLAISLAQDDVIRIYNLQQALREGTEDVSKPSSYNKAVSSIDSINYLNTGTDARHVIATATVNNSNQIAIWDTLTGVMVRALKVFQELPPSTIRIYGASRAVGYIHDQEYLHFRVFDLKEGKVERNLQGKASKRTEAFGFIDENHIIAFSRGRRNLKVWSINDGKLTKQFKFGQKHRFEDMLISRSGRVAVCSQISPTVSHEEGTLPLFALNTQSGEHKVLEIENTQLMLWNGCLSDDGSYLVSLSKDFKALLWDFTNGTLKGNLVANEENPTAICTAISTASKVVLTGQGDGGITVWDIGNGRVRSTMECATVDSLFVAQDGKVAFSNYRYTNSNIDAWDLETGSKLATFTSDWKPERITISGNRLVVAKADKPELLMFRTHIPRSSEGTKPVDSPFKDCPLESVLQADQDLVHAREGDEDEDSEDDFDKTDFQKTEFTRKAVHAKPNVIIGGGSSVFASKSVFISEKVYRDNFM, encoded by the exons ATGGGAATCATTGTTTcgagaaagaagaaaagttcTCCAGTTTTGACGCAGCCCTCGTTTGTCACCCATTCACCTCCATCTGACCATTTTTCAGCGAACGAAGATCGCAGACAGCATCTCTGTGACGTCATACAATTCGATAGCGATGATGAAAATGAATCGGATTTCGAAAAAAAGTTGGAAACGAACGAGAGCCAAAGTGACTTGCAGACACAGAGAAATGATAAGATTTCCAGTGAAAGTGAAGTCGACGACCATCCCTCGGGGTCAGCGGCTTCCGTAAGTTCCAAGAAGACTGACAAGGAAGATCCAGGGGCATGCGCAAcgagaaaaaatgaagaagatccTTCAAATGAATCTACGGAAGTTGAAGAGTTTACAAGTACTTGGAAGAAAGCTCTCCTAGATGACCTAGATATCAAAATCTCTGACAATGTAAAGATTGTCAGGATATTTACAAGTTCAACATTCACAG ATACTTTTGTGGAGCGCAACATATTAATGGAGCGAGTGTACCCCCGACTCAAGTCCTACTGTCAGGGGAGAGGATATGACTTTCAAGTGGTGGACATGAGATGGGGAGTCCGTGACGAGTCCACTGATGATCACATGACCACTGAGCTGTGCATGAGAGAGCTACGCGCATGTCAAAAGCTGTCAACGGGACCCAACTTTATC ACTTTTTTGGGCCAGAAATATGGTTACCGTCCTTTTCCAGTCAATATTTCTGCCTCTGAGTTTGAGAAGCTCCTTGGCACAGTTGAAAACCAGGACGATGTTGCGTTACTGAAACACTGGTTTTGGCGAGATGACAACGCAGTTCCCGCCCAATATCTCCTGCAGCCAATCATGTCACTGCTGCCCCACTACAGAGACTATGCAAATGAGGAGTTACGTAAGAAGGCGTCGGCCGAATGGTGGACAGCATTTGAGAGAATGCGGGTTGTTTTGAGGGCAGCCGCTGACAATGCACTTGAAGAGGCAGACCGACACAAGTATCATATGTCAG TGACAGAAGATGAGATTCGCCGAGGGATAATAACAGCTACAGAACCAGGGAAACactgtttctggttcaaaagagtCATCACCGATCTGCTCCAAAATGCGCACGATCCTAATGCTGGTAAGTTCATGGATAAGCCTTACGGAGCCGACAACTCCGCTATTGACGAGTCTGCGCAAAAGCTGTTGgaaagtttgagagaaaaagaCCTCTCAGCGGCCTTACCAACAAAAAACGTAGTTCAATACGATGTCAAATGGACCAGTGAAGGTATTAGCCCAGAATCGTCTTCAGAGCATGCGCAATATCTTGAAAAGCTTTGTGCCGACGTTTACAATGTTTTAACCGGAATGATTCAGGAAGCTATCAATGAGAAAGAAGGCGACGCGAGAGAAGACTCACTAAATGAAGAGATATTACAGCATGCGCTATTCTGCCAAAAGAAAGGCCTTGCTTGTCAAGGACGAGACGATTTTCTTCAGTCTGTGAAGTCTTCTTTACTCGAGCGCAACGACAAACGCACAGTTATTCTACATGGAGAGTCAGGTTGTGGTAAGACGTCAGTTTTGGCCAAGATGGCTGTGGAGGTCAGAAATTGGCTGGAGGACGACTCCGCCTTTGTGGTACTGAGATTTATCGGGACCTCTCCTGAATCATCCAGCATCAGACTGCTACTAAGAAGCGTCTGTCAACAGCTATGCAAGATCACCAATAATGATGCAACACAAATACCCGAG GAAATCATGGAGTTGTTGGAGTTCTTTCCAAAATGTTTAGAAGAAGCTTGCGCATTCCGTCCTGGGGTGTTGATTCTCGATTCCCTGGACCAACTACACGCCGATGAAGGAGGAAGACGTTTAGACTGGCTACCCGGAAAAATACCCGATGACTGTTACTTGATTATGTCTACCTTACCTGGTTCGGAATATGAGTGTCTACCACATTTGAAG AATATATTTCCAGAGCGATGTTTTAAAGAGATACCCACCATCCCCTTGAATGAGGCAGCTTGCATTTTGGAGTGTTGGTTGAGGTCAAGTAATCGCGTGTTGATACCTTCGCAGAAGGAAGTGGTCTTAAATGCGTTTCGGGAGTGTCCATTACCTTTGTATCTGAAGCTGTCTTTTGACCAAGCTATCCGCTGGAAATCTTATACACCAGAAGATGAAGCAACATTAGCCTCTGGCGTGAAAAACGTCATTAACGACTTTTTAGAACAGGTTGAGCGACGTCATGGCAAAATCCTCGTCAGCCACGCTTTAGCTTACATCACTGCATCGAAAAACGGCCTCACGGAGCCAGAGTTAGAGGATATCTTGTCACTGGATGACGAAGTCCTCGATGACGTCTATCAGTACTGGACGCCCCCATTTCGCAGACTTCCTCCGCTATTGTGGATTCGTATACGTTCCGACATTGGAGACTATCTCGTAGAAAGAGGAGCAGATGATTCCCGAGTGATATACTGGTACCATCGCCAGTTTATCGAACTGGCAACTGATCGGTACTTAGGTGCTCGGCCAGCGGATGTTCACTCAAAACTGGCAGACTACTTTTTGGGGAGGTGGTCAAACGGTGCTGAGAAACCTTACATTGATAAAGATGGAAACACAGTGCTCAAAGATAGGTTGGTGGCCGGACAACCCTTGATGTTCAGCAACgatgaagaaaagaagacagTTTTTAACCTacgaaaattgaatgaattgcCTTATCATCTTTTACAAGCAGGCAACCTTGAGAATCTAAAAAAACACGCTCTTTGCAACTTCGAGTTCCTTTTAGCTAAGCTTCGTGCAACTTCTTTAGAATCAATCCTGAACGACTTTACCGCCTCGCTTCTTCTGCATCCAGATGATGAAGACCTGGTCGCTTTGGAGAAAACGTTGCAGCTGTCATCTGCAGCTCTCAAAGCTGATGCTAATCAGCTGGCACCTCAACTTCTTGGAAGACTAATTCCACTGCACAATCAAGCCGAGCTCACTGGCATTAGCCTCCTGCTACAACAGACGTATTCCTCATCGGTCCCTTGTCTGATACCAAGTGACAAATGCTTGACATCTCCGGGCGGACCACTCATTTCGTCCCTGAAAATACCAGGCAAATCTGTCTTCAAATGTTGTGGTTTTAGCTGCGATGGGAAAACAGCGTACATTACGTCTTCTTTTTCTCAACCACTTCATATTCAGATATTGAGCGTGAATTTATTGAATGGGAAAACACTCAGACGAGTGACTCTTCCAGGATCGCTGGGGGTAGGAGTCGTGTGGGTCGTTCAGGGAAGCAGTATCAACGAAGATCTCCTGCTGTTGGTAGGTTCTACTGACATTTTTCTCATTAAGCCATCAACGGGCCAAGTGCTCCAGAAACTCGCAGCCCTCGTCAAGGAAAGAATGTACAATCCAATGCCTCCTGTTTCGTTTGTGGATAACGAAACTAGTGTCATTGCCATAACAGACAAAGACATCAAGATATGGACGGCTGAAGATGGAAAAGTTGCACATAAGATTGATATTGGCAAGATTCCCACTGATGAAGAGTACGGCACTATAGGAGCATCAGGGTGTCACGCAGTCTTCAGCCTCCACGGTTCTAGAAGTTTCACAGTGCTCAACTGTAAAACGGGAGAGAGGGTTCGCGAAGTTAACGTGTTCAGCGGGGCGGGTGCATGTTTTGTGGGCGAAATCAAAGTTACCTCCAAAGAGCAAGTGGTCGTGACATCCTCGGAGAAAAATGGCCTTCGATTGTTTGACCTCCATACCGGAGATTTTATCAGAGAAATATCTCAGTTTAAAATCAACAAGGGCCTACTTCGGACCCATATTACAGCAGACGGAACAAAGGCTGTGAGTGTAACTGACTACGAGATTTTGGTGACAAATCTGGAAGATGGAACAGTTTGCAAAACTTTGAAGAGTAAGTCGTTCGGAACGCTTATTATTCAcgttaattttttcacaaacgATGGAAAATTAGCCATCTCCCTGGCTCAGGATGACGTAATCCGTATCTACAACCTTCAGCAGGCTCTCAGAGAGGGCACCGAAGACGTTTCCAAGCCATCATCTTACAACAAGGCCGTATCTTCAATTGATTCCATTAACTATCTAAACACGGGAACAGATGCAAGACATGTAATTGCGACAGCCACGGTCAACAACTCCAACCAAATTGCTATTTGGGACACTTTGACTGGAGTAATGGTGCGAGCGTTGAAAGTATTCCAAGAATTGCCACCCAGTACGATAAGAATTTATGGAGCAAGTCGTGCCGTTGGCTATATTCACGATCAAGAGTATCTTCATTTTAGAgtttttgatttgaaagaaggGAAGGTTGAAAGAAATCTGCAGGGCAAAGCGTCCAAAAGAACGGAAGCGTTTGGGTTCATTGACGAGAACCACATCATCGCTTTCTCACGCGGAAGACGTAACCTCAAAGTTTGGAGCATCAATGATGGGAAGCTCACAAAGCAATTTAAGTTTGGACAAAAGCATCGATTCGAAGACATGCTTATCAGTAGAAGCGGAAGAGTAGCAGTTTGTAGTCAAATAAGCCCAACTGTTAGCCACGAGGAGGGTACCTTGCCTCTCTTTGCCCTCAACACGCAGTCAGGGGAACATAAAGTCTTGGAAATTGAGAACACCCAGCTAATGCTTTGGAATGGGTGCTTATCAGACGACGGGAGCTACCTCGTTAGTCTTTCCAAAGACTTCAAGGCATTGCTGTGGGATTTCACGAATGGTACTTTAAAGGGTAACCTAGTCGCAAATGAAGAAAATCCAACCGCAATCTGCACGGCCATATCAACAGCAAGCAAAGTGGTCCTAACCGGCCAAGGTGATGGGGGTATCACCGTTTGGGACATTGGAAATGGGCGTGTCCGTTCCACGATGGAATGTGCAACCGTTGATTCCCTTTTTGTCGCACAAGATGGCAAAGTGGCATTTTCAAACTATCGGTACACAAACAGCAACATTGATGCATGGGATCTAGAGACAGGCTCGAAGCTGGCCACTTTCACTTCAGATTGGAAACCAGAACGAATTACAATATCTGGAAATCGTCTTGTGGTGGCTAAAGCAGATAAACCAGAGCTGTTGATGTTCCGAACACATATTCCTAGAAGTTCAGAAGGTACCAAGCCTGTTGATTCTCCATTTAAGGACTGTCCATTGGAAAGTGTTCTGCAAGCTGATCAAGACTTGGTTCATGCTCGAGAAGGGGACGAAGATGAGGATAGCGAAGATGATTTTGACAAGACTGATTTTCAAAAAACTGAGTTCACAAGAAAAGCGGTCCATGCAAAACCCAACGTAATAATTGGTGGCGGTAGCTCGGTTTTTGCTTCCAAAAGTGTTTTCATTTCGGAAAAAGTTTACCGAGACAACTTTATGTGA